A region from the Rhodospirillaceae bacterium genome encodes:
- a CDS encoding molecular chaperone TorD family protein: MNEGRGGQISQAEGDDELLRARFYALLSNLLTKPPTPETIEMLRSIEGDDSPMGKALGALSAAARKATPEDIEEEFTKLFYGVGAGGELLPYASHYLTGLLYDKPLAVLRGEMSRLGLQGDPKATEPEDHIATVLEVMHTLILGHRGPEGDGCQQSFFRAHLLSWAPMFFTDLEEAENASLYVPVGTIGTLLMEIEEQAFDMAA; the protein is encoded by the coding sequence ATGAATGAAGGTCGGGGAGGCCAGATTTCACAAGCTGAGGGTGATGACGAGCTTCTGCGCGCCCGTTTCTATGCCCTTTTATCGAACCTCCTCACGAAACCTCCGACCCCTGAAACCATCGAAATGTTGCGTTCCATTGAAGGCGACGATAGCCCCATGGGAAAAGCTCTTGGCGCTTTATCTGCCGCTGCCAGGAAGGCGACACCTGAGGATATCGAAGAAGAATTCACCAAGCTGTTTTACGGGGTTGGCGCCGGTGGCGAGCTGCTGCCTTATGCATCCCATTACCTGACCGGGCTGCTTTATGACAAGCCGCTGGCCGTCTTGCGTGGCGAGATGTCGCGCCTGGGGCTGCAGGGTGACCCGAAAGCAACGGAACCCGAAGACCACATCGCAACCGTGCTGGAAGTCATGCACACGCTTATCCTGGGCCATCGCGGCCCGGAAGGCGACGGCTGTCAGCAATCATTTTTCAGAGCCCATCTTTTGTCGTGGGCACCAATGTTTTTCACTGATCTTGAAGAGGCGGAAAACGCATCACTGTACGTGCCGGTTGGAACGATTGGCACGTTGTTGATGGAAATTGAAGAACAGGCATTTGACATGGCGGCCTGA
- a CDS encoding DUF3306 domain-containing protein, giving the protein MAEKTFINRWSQTKLADTDKVDEPDQLAEALPDGSGDEVATTEEQVVADLPPIESLDGDSDYTGFLGENVPEELARKALRKLWTSNPVFANLDGLNDYDDDYSALGIVEMVVETAYKVGKGLVEEDEAEIEEELAEDEAVSEDPVAEQESSEHADDEPSQLAEQAELPVPHGGKD; this is encoded by the coding sequence ATGGCTGAAAAAACATTTATCAACAGATGGTCACAAACCAAACTGGCCGACACCGACAAGGTTGATGAACCTGATCAGCTTGCCGAAGCGCTTCCTGATGGCTCAGGTGATGAAGTAGCAACGACGGAAGAGCAGGTAGTCGCCGATTTGCCGCCCATCGAGTCTCTTGACGGGGATTCCGATTACACGGGCTTTTTGGGTGAGAATGTGCCCGAGGAACTGGCCCGGAAGGCTTTGCGTAAACTGTGGACCAGCAACCCGGTATTCGCCAACCTTGATGGCCTCAATGATTATGACGATGATTATTCGGCCCTCGGCATCGTCGAAATGGTTGTCGAGACGGCGTACAAAGTCGGCAAGGGACTGGTTGAGGAAGATGAAGCCGAAATTGAAGAGGAACTGGCAGAAGATGAAGCTGTAAGCGAAGACCCTGTTGCGGAGCAGGAATCCTCGGAACACGCCGATGACGAGCCATCTCAATTGGCCGAGCAAGCCGAACTGCCGGTTCCGCATGGTGGAAAAGATTAA
- a CDS encoding DUF3305 domain-containing protein, which yields MTDQPPAQKADDIPRTMDIGVVLERRDIDNRWADHEWKLVGVIPGGVDMEDWQVLREGDGWTHFFAGMMQLELFPRETEGYKVNLSQSPPQVFVVLRPEEEGAHEHEVTAFEATLCPFEAEGYDESGDEWVEGVQMPEIIHGWAQAFVERHHVDVPFKKRKRKAYDPRKARGERRPPGRQNG from the coding sequence ATGACAGATCAACCGCCCGCCCAAAAGGCAGACGATATTCCCCGAACCATGGATATCGGCGTTGTTCTTGAGCGTCGTGATATTGATAACCGCTGGGCCGATCATGAATGGAAACTGGTCGGGGTCATTCCCGGCGGAGTGGATATGGAAGACTGGCAAGTGTTGCGCGAGGGCGATGGCTGGACCCATTTTTTCGCCGGCATGATGCAATTGGAACTGTTCCCCAGAGAAACCGAAGGCTACAAAGTCAATCTCAGCCAGTCACCACCACAGGTATTTGTCGTTCTGCGCCCCGAAGAAGAAGGCGCCCATGAACACGAAGTAACGGCTTTTGAGGCAACACTCTGCCCGTTCGAGGCAGAAGGGTATGATGAGAGCGGCGATGAATGGGTCGAAGGTGTCCAGATGCCGGAAATAATTCATGGCTGGGCGCAAGCATTTGTCGAGCGTCACCATGTTGATGTGCCGTTCAAGAAACGCAAACGCAAAGCCTACGATCCCCGTAAGGCGCGGGGTGAACGCAGACCTCCCGGAAGGCAAAATGGCTGA